The following are encoded in a window of Acinonyx jubatus isolate Ajub_Pintada_27869175 chromosome D4, VMU_Ajub_asm_v1.0, whole genome shotgun sequence genomic DNA:
- the LOC106971015 gene encoding interferon alpha-like: protein MALPSSFLVALVALGCNSVCSLGCDLPQTHGLLNRRALTLLGQMRRLPASSCQKDRNDFAFPQEVFGGDQSHRAQALSVVHVTNQKIFHFFCTEASSSAAWNTTLLEEFCMGLDRQLTHLEACVMQEAGEGEAPLTNEDSILRSYFQRLSLYLQEKKYSPCAWEIVREEIMRSLYYSSIALQKRLRSEK from the coding sequence ATGGCGCTGCCCTCTTCCTTCTTGGTGGCCCTGGTGGCGCTGGGCTGCAACTCCGTCTGCTCTCTGGGCTGTGACCTGCCTCAGACCCACGGCCTGCTGAACAGGAGGGCCTTGACGCTCCTGGGACAAATGAGGAGACTGCCTGCCAGCTCCTGCCAGAAGGACAGAAATGACTTCGCCTTCCCCCAGGAGGTGTTTGGTGGAGACCAGTCCCACAGGGCCCAAGCCCTCTCTGTGGTGCACGTGACGAACCAGAAGATCTTCCACTTCTTCTGCACAGAGGCGTCCTCGTCTGCTGCTTGGAACACCACCCTCCTGGAGGAATTCTGCATGGGACTTGATCGGCAGCTGACCCACCTGGAAGCCTGTGTCATGcaggaggcgggggagggagaggctccCCTCACGAACGAGGACTCCATCCTGAGGAGCTACTTCCAAAGACTCTCCCTCTACCTGCAAGAGAAGAAATACAGCCCTTGTGCCTGGGAGATCGTCAGAGAAGAAATCATGAGATCCTTGTATTATTCATCAATAGCCTTGCAGAAAAGATTAAGGAGCGAGAAATGA